A stretch of DNA from Desulfosarcina ovata subsp. ovata:
GCTTTTGGTATGGCCATGGTGGTCATGATGCTGTTCCGACCCGCCGGCCTGATCCCGGCCAAACGGATGGGTTCGAGATCCGAAGAAAGGGAGGGATAGATGTCCGCACAACCGATTCTCGAGCTCAAAGACGTCCATGCCAGCTATGGCAACATCAAGGCGCTGAAAGGCATCTCCCTGAAGGTCTATCCCGGGGAAATCGTCGCCATCATCGGCGCCAACGGCGCCGGCAAATCGACCACCCTGATGACGACCTGCTGCGTGATCCCAATTGATCAGGGCGAAATCTGGTACAACGGCGAGCCGATCCACGGCAAGGCCGCCGAGACCCTCCCGCCCACCGGGCTGTGCCAGGTGCCCGAGGGGCGCCGGATCTTCCCGCGCCTCACCGTGGACGAGAACCTGGAACTGGGCGCCTTTTACCGCAAGGACAAAGCCGATGTGGAAAAAGACCGCCAGCACATGTTCGATCTGTTTCCGATCCTCCAGGACCGCCGCAAACAGCATGGCGGGACCCTTTCCGGTGGCGAACAGCAGATGCTGGCCATTGCCCGGGCCCTGATGACCCGGCCCAAGGTGCTGTTGCTGGACGAGCCCTCATTGGGGCTGGCACCGCTCATCGTCCAGCAGATTTTCGACATTATCCACGACATTAACGAAAAAAACGGCACCACTATTTTGCTGGTGGAGCAGAACGCCAACCTGGCCCTGCAGGCCGCCTCTCGCGGCTACGTGCTCGAAACCGGTGCCATCACCCTGGAGGATGACGCCAAAACGCTGCTCGACAACCCGGAAATCCGCAAGGCCTATCTGGGCGAATAAAATCTGAAGGCGGGTTGACCGAAAAAGCCCCTGAGCCTTTGTATAAAAGGCATTCAGGGGCTTTTTCGATTCCACCGGATCTTGACATTTCACATTTATTGAATTAGTTTAGCGTCATAAAAGGTTCTTTAAAAAATTGGGGGCGAAACGGCTTCGACGGGGATAAAGAAGCTCAGATTGCATGCCGAGTTCCTGCCATCTCGTAAAACTGGTGGGACTTAAATATAATCGCAGACGATTATAACTACGCCGTAGCAGCTTAATGCTACCGTTCTACCGGGTTTTTCCCGCGAACCTGGATAGAACGTCGACTAGTGGGATAGCCGATACTGAATGCCTGCTACAGCATTGGCGAACTTTTAGCAGGATAGCCTTTGCAGTACCCTGCCTGATGGAGACTTGCGAGGGCAATACTTAGATATCAGGATAAGCATGTAGATATCTGCGTGGAATGTTTTCGGACGCGGGTTCGACTCCCGCCGCCTCCACCAATTGCTTGGTTAGAATCAAATAAGCAGGAAGCGACGACGCGACCTGCTTTTTATTTATCGTTTCGTGCCGTATAACCCCTTTCTTATTCATTCAAAATGAAACGCCAGCAGATCATAAGCATTTTAAAAAAACAGCCGGATCTGTTGCGCAAGTATTCCATTCAACATATCTATCTTTTCGGATCGGTTGCCAGAAACGAGGCGATCGATACCAGTGATTTTGACCTTCTCGTTGAATTCATACCGGATTCCCGCATAAGCCTGTTTCAATTTTCAAGGCTTCGCCATGAGCTTGGCCAGCTTCTGAACTGCGATGTGGATCTGGTCACTCCCGATGCACTGCACAAGGATCTTAAAGCGGATATCAAGGAAGAGGCGATCCATGCCGTCTAGACGATGGGATTTCCGCATTCACGACATTCTCCAGGCTATTGACAAAATTCGGAATCATCAAAAAAATTATCTGGGAAACCATTCAAACTGATTTGCCACCGCTTGTCTTTTTGTTAGAAGCCCTCCTGACATTATAAAGCGGAAAGTTGGTGACATAATGAACCATGTCGGCGTTGATGATTCGATTCAGCCAAGTTACCGGTACTACATATCAATAGACACCAACTCCCCTCAATGCATCCCAATTGCCATAGCGGAAACTCTTCGTGGTGATCATGTTCTCATCCTCATATAGCAGGGTGAAGGCGATCTGGTTGGAATCGGTATTGCTCCAATTTCTCGCGGTGACGATTTCAATCTCCTCGTCGTCGGTATTTTCCAGGGTTAACCACACCGTGCCTGTGCCGCCACAGCCCCTATAATTCATTTTTTGGCCCCGAAAATTACGATATTGGCCCTAACTAGGCCTACTTTTTAAACATTTTCTATTTTATTTCAGTTGTTTGGTTTGGCGTCCCTCGAACTGTTACGTTGAGAGGTAAATCAAGTTGATTAGATAATGAGAGACGTCCCTATTATTCCCATGCCGAGTTCCTGCCATCTCGTAAAACTGGTGGGACTTAAATATAATCGCAGACGATTATAACTACGCCGTAGCAGCTTAATGCTACCGTTCTACCGGGTTTTTCCCGCGAATCTGGATAGAACGTCGACTAGTGGGATAGCCGATACTGAATGCCTGCTACAGCATTGGCGAACTTTTAGCAGGATAGCCTTTGCAGTACCCTGCCTGATGGAGACTTGTGAGGGCAATACTTAGATATCAGGATAAGCATGTAGATATCTGCGTGGAATGTTTTCGGACGCGGGTTCGACTCCCGCCGCCTCCACCAATTGAAAAAAGACAACCCGTCTCTCCGGGACCACTCTCGGGGGCGACGGGTTTTCTATTTCCCCTTGTTTTCAAAGGGCTTAGGCGGTTTTCACATCAACCCTAAACCCCTCTCCACCCACCTCATTTCCACCATTTTCCAGCCTTTCATTCTCTGTTCGCCTCCGGATTCTCTGTTTTCTCAGGACGAAGTCTGAAGCTCGTCCGGTGGGGCTATTCCTGTTATATCAAGAGGTTAAGCCAACCGGTCTATTTTGAGAGTTATGGAAATACGGCCTGTGGTGCGGAAAAGCACCCGAATTTTCGAACCAAAAGTCCCTCGCAGGATTTAAGAAATGGGATTGATGTGGTTTTCCCTGCAGGGAATGCTCAATACTCGTCGGCTCCTTCAGGTAGGATTCGGAACCGGCAACGATAACACTTTTCGCCCTTGACCCACTCTATGGGGTCCTCTTTGAGACGGAAAAATTCCCGCAAGCGCCTGGACAGTTCTTGCTTCTGTTTCTTCAACTTGTCAGTTGCTAACGGGCTGCTCCAATCGATTTCGCCTCTGGAATTGGCAAATGCTTCCAGGAGCTTCCACTGTACGGTACAGTCTCCATTCTTCTTGCTGTACATGCCCATTTGATAGTAGGTGTACCTCCCGCTTTGGCTACCGGCCCAAATCGTAACCGTGTGTCCGTTCCTGAACTGGATGGGTGTAAACCCAAATTGGGGCAAATTTACTAACAGGCGTAATGGTACCGATTTTCTCGCTCTTTGAAAAATAAAGCTGGACTCAAAACGCTATCTTCGATAAGGTGTCGTCCATGAGTGAGAGCATGACCATTCAGGGGCGCAAATTATTTTCCGAAGATATTGAACTGATTCGTCGGCTGATGGCCGACAATCCGGATTGGCACCGCAGTCGGTTATCCATCGAACTGTGCCGAATGTGGAATTGGCGCACCGATAAAGGTCAGCCCAAAGATATTGCCTGCCGTTCAATGTTGCGTAAGCTAGAACAACGCCAGTTCATCGTGCTGCCGCCACCGTTGCGACCGGGAAATCATTCCCGGCAGATACCTGACATGCCTCATCGTCGCGACCCCATCGAGGGAGTGCTGGACGATCTTCGTCCTGTTGAAATCATCATGGTCAGTGGCCGTTCAGACAACGATCACCTTTTTCATTGTCTAATGGATCGCTACCATTATTTGGGGTGCCGGGGTCACGTTGGCGAGCATATGAAGTATATGGTCTATGATCGCCACGAAAGGCCCCTGGCCTGCCTGCTTTTTGGATCGGCAGCCTGGAAAACAACACCACGAGACCGTTACATCGGATGGAACGTGGCTACACGCCAAGGGAATCTGAAGCTGTTGACCAACAACACCCGGTTTTTGATTCTACCCTGGGTTCGCATTCCCAACTTGGCCAGTTTCATTCTGGGCGCTTGTCTCAGGCGGTTGCGGTCCGATTGGTCCACGCGCTATGGTCACGATTTGTGCCTGGTCGAAACCTTCGTCGATCGTTCCCGCTTTGAAGGGACCTGTTATCAGGCTGCCAACTGGCTAAAATTGGGGCAAACCAAAGGCCGCAGCCGTCAAGATCGCTATCGAAAGTTGAAGGTGCCGGTCAAAGACCTGTACGTTTATCCGTTGACAGCCGATTTCAAAAAGCGCTTATGTGCCGCAGGCTGAAGCTTCGCTACTTGCACGGCAGGCATTCGAGAACCTGCTATCTGCGAGGCGAGCCATGGAGACCACTGTCGATATTCAAAAGCTGCAACGGACCATTGATGAAACCCTTTCCAATTTCCAGACACATTCCGATGCCAACCGGCTGATCATCGATCTGCGCACAGCCCTCTTCTCCACAATTGAGGACTTGATTGTATCTTCCATTGAAAATCTGTTTTCCGATCCATGTTTTTTTAAAGCCGTAAAAAAGCTGGCAGCAAAACTCGGATTTCGCTTCAAGGGATTCAAACCCACCAGCATTCGGCTTTTATCCGGCCGATCGCTACCGATTGAATCCCCTTATTTTGCCAAAGCGCTTCCGAAATCTCGCCGTGGTCGTAAAAGGAAGAAACGGAAACCGAAAAGCGGTATTCACCTGGGGTTGGCCTATCTGGGTTTTATGGATCGTTGCAGCGCTGTTTTGGCATCGGCGTCTGTTCAGGCAAGCTTATTGTGTCCGTCATTTGAGATTGCCAATCGGACCTTGTCTTCTGTTGGCATCGACATGGATATTAAAACGATCCGGCGGTTGTGTATGCACATGGGCAATCGCTCCATGGAGAATCGGCATCGGATAACATTATCGGAAAATGACCATGTAACCGGCCGCGTTTTGTTCGTGTGCATTGATGGTGGCCGCCTTCGTGAACGCCGGACCAAAAAGGGGCGGTTGGCTTCCCATCAAAAACGGAGAGGATATTATTCCGACTGGCGGGAGCCGACACAAATCGTTATTCAATGGCTCGACGCCCAGGCAAATCCGATCAAGGAAATTGCCCCGCTTTACGATGCCACGATGGCCGACATCAACGGTGCGTTTGAATTATTGGAAGATTATCTTCGTCAAATCGGCGTTGACCAGGCCGACGGAGTAATTTTCTGCGCGGATGGCGATCGCAGATATTGGAAACGATTTTCCTCACTGGCAGAAAAGCTTGAAGCCAAGACGTGTTTCCAAGTGATCGACTATACCCATGCCAAACAGAATTTGCATATTGTCGCGGATCATCTTCCCAAAACCCTTGAAGCCAAAGAGCGAACGGCGATTCTCAAGAATTGGAAGGACCTGTTATGGCAAGGAAATTTGATGGAAATCCGAAATCAGATTCGTCAGTACATCACGTATCCGTCGAAGCTAAAGAAAGCATTGAACAAGTTCAACAATTACTTTGTGAAAAATCTCCGCCGCATGCAGTATGCGGCCTTTCGGTTATTAAATCTGCCGACCGGCAGCGGTTGTGTTGAAAGCGCGATACGTCGCGTGATCAATCTTCGGTTGAAAGCGCCGGGTATTTTTTGGAAGCGTGAGACCGCTGAGGTCATGCTTTTTCTCAGGAGCACATTACTTTGCGGGCGTTGGGATAATATGCTGGAACACTTGCTACAACTGAATCGAGGAACATTTGAAGCTTGCCCCTAAATGGGATTGCACCCAACTGGATTTTTATATCGGACCATCTTGTCCCGTCTGGCGTCGGAAAACATTCTGTAGTTTTTTCTTTTTGGGAATCTTCTGCAATGTTTTCCTTTTGCTTTGCCGCTTGTTTATCCGCGTTATCCAACATCCTCTTAAACGCTGTCTTGGCATCATTATCGTAATTCTCAAAAAGCTGCCGTGCATATTCAATATAAGTCTGCTCTTCAGGAATCATTACCACAAGGCATCGCCCAAGTTTAATGTCAGTC
This window harbors:
- a CDS encoding nucleotidyltransferase family protein gives rise to the protein MKRQQIISILKKQPDLLRKYSIQHIYLFGSVARNEAIDTSDFDLLVEFIPDSRISLFQFSRLRHELGQLLNCDVDLVTPDALHKDLKADIKEEAIHAV
- a CDS encoding Druantia anti-phage system protein DruA; protein product: MSESMTIQGRKLFSEDIELIRRLMADNPDWHRSRLSIELCRMWNWRTDKGQPKDIACRSMLRKLEQRQFIVLPPPLRPGNHSRQIPDMPHRRDPIEGVLDDLRPVEIIMVSGRSDNDHLFHCLMDRYHYLGCRGHVGEHMKYMVYDRHERPLACLLFGSAAWKTTPRDRYIGWNVATRQGNLKLLTNNTRFLILPWVRIPNLASFILGACLRRLRSDWSTRYGHDLCLVETFVDRSRFEGTCYQAANWLKLGQTKGRSRQDRYRKLKVPVKDLYVYPLTADFKKRLCAAG
- a CDS encoding ABC transporter ATP-binding protein codes for the protein MSAQPILELKDVHASYGNIKALKGISLKVYPGEIVAIIGANGAGKSTTLMTTCCVIPIDQGEIWYNGEPIHGKAAETLPPTGLCQVPEGRRIFPRLTVDENLELGAFYRKDKADVEKDRQHMFDLFPILQDRRKQHGGTLSGGEQQMLAIARALMTRPKVLLLDEPSLGLAPLIVQQIFDIIHDINEKNGTTILLVEQNANLALQAASRGYVLETGAITLEDDAKTLLDNPEIRKAYLGE